In Osmia bicornis bicornis chromosome 10, iOsmBic2.1, whole genome shotgun sequence, one genomic interval encodes:
- the LOC114881209 gene encoding uncharacterized protein LOC114881209 isoform X4, producing the protein MLTNSPAVFDKMLQSNQRLATGKFSNGFHDDDLLQDIIAAKFTALTNHGTTKCDKIRLLIEDSIRLIEESKTHIQEIFSQIEQLKIEEKLLLYLKLPLSLTNSGATVDPLRQPLNPLGNRYEIHQTIMWIKTHLEEDPDVSLPKQEVYEEYNMYCTRNSMKPLSTADFGKVMKQVYPRVRPRRLGTRGNSRYCYAGMRKRVKLDPPTLPDISGTQIGDEVDENITEEMLGAASTLIREWAENLLGLKFPTLSALARHLVDNLCVDTRSLSAVCILCGSGNSNSSTNKESSTDLHITPISGKSGKLREAQLQLQRKLQQREHIRDQKHRHLDTIIQNQNKEKTVDNKMGVSKGNKKLKFIQSSQGTNPSSGQNALTKISLSAVVTNRQKKIVKANSQPSNISLESNCDNIVVQSIEDIQNSNPSIMTTNCTNTQRDIKSKNSRKRANPVVLNQSSETSPEKQTKLTEQLIQENVEHSNMLLPKLTSIQRPGKISVILGSNLKSTKCKGNEAVDNQPTKNCDIESSTCSKSCIKVNNYPSSFDRSLNTTEDSTVLTKDQIRLLQENVDKTEKLGSIESDALDDYLNGGNNSQEQEEELLQYFQQSNSSSSDVEANAITIDEQVSRSDKVSQVRLILEQNLKAGTVHASSDVLPAAIIRQNVDKREITQKHNLILPTLLNHSNQNNTKRRVSFETNVVEHVQDSNVITNRVPQSPNTRRRIFNFTPISPGPHSPINGRASKSNSANASPFVSPRNTPVPRSRSNLQTSSFRVRAHKSLSRSISCSMPYTNKNDTFVVPTSGPDIIRQTSSTPQLPLISTKSSEVQVDSGTMQISVIPKKEGQGSQCAAFLSSDLAPQKQLLINYPSQENLQEIKNVYRKSQPDQEISELFHNNKQFSNELYRSQSVPLHRMVNPALMSPISTQHCLPSFQSHSFNPSTSSSVAPTPVPSEFNDFGSIGQSEGTSAYLLDDVDPNFISDDQHFLMSDKEITSENITNILNILNVEGTQSLEILPEQPTEEGLIENNSIVLGALPNSNLSLSEEDMLDSSNVLNVPEGGTLQKIIQSRSYPNTPLPVSVCAYAPSYTEDSNGSRSYPSTPLHTVQSQETYQETNEPILSSPTLNSLNLHNESVNESTSISLCRNVVDLLEANFLGETDTETNDLDPLSNFDGLQDVDSLTPLFNEVTEPNR; encoded by the exons ATGCTAACAAATAGTCCAGCTGTCTTTGACAAAATG TTACAGTCAAATCAGCGGCTGGCTACCGGCAAATTTTCAAACGGCTTCCACGACGACGACCTACTTCAAGATATTATCGCGGCCAAGTTCACGGCCTTAACAAATCATGGAACAACCAAGTGCGACAAAATTCGGCTCCTAATCGAGGATAGCATCAGGTTAAT TGAAGAATCAAAAACACATATTCAAGAAATTTTTTCACAAATTGAACAActgaaaatagaagaaaaattgttgTTGTACCTGAAACTTCCATTATCATTGACCAATAGCGGGGCAACTGTTGATCCTTTAAGACAACCATTGAATCCGCTAGGAAACCGTTATGAAATTCATCAAACTATCATGTGGATTAAAACGCATTTGGAAGAAGATCCAGATGTTTCATTACCAAAACAAGAAGTTTACGAAGAATATAA TATGTATTGTACACGAAATTCTATGAAACCTTTATCAACTGCTGATTTTGGAAAAGTTATGAAACAAGTATATCCCAGAGTTCGACCACGCAGATTGGGCACCCGAGGCAATTCACGTTATTGTTATGCTGGAATGCGTAAAAGAGTGAAGTTGGATCCTCCAACATTGCCTGATATATCAGGCACTCAAATT GGTGATGAAGTAGATGAAAATATTACTGAAGAAATGTTAGGAGCTGCTTCTACGCTGATCAGAGAATGGGCAGAAAACCTGTTGGGCttaaaatttccaactttGAGTGCCTTAGCACGTCATCTCGTTGATAATCTTTGTGTTGATACTCGATCTCTTTCTGCTGTATGTATATTATGTGGTTCAGGAAATTCTAATTCATCGACAAATAAAG AATCGAGTACAGATTTGCATATAACACCCATAAGTGGGAAATCTGGAAAACTCAGAGAAGCACAATTACAATTGCAACGAAAATTACAGCAGCGAGAACATATAAGGGATCAAAAGCATCGTCATCTTGATACTATTATACAG AATCAGAACAAAGAGAAGACTGTTGATAATAAAATGGGGGTATCTAAAGGAAATAAGAAACTAAAATTCATTCAGTCATCTCAAGGTACAAATCCATCAAGTGGGCAAAATGCATTAACTAAAATAAGTTTATCTGCTGTAGTAACAAATAGgcagaaaaaaattgttaaagcTAATAGTCAGCCATCTAACATCTCCTTGGAATCCAACTGTGATAATATAGTGGTACAATCGATCGAAGACATACAGAATAGCAATCCTAGTATAATGACGACCAACTGTACGAATACACAGCGTGATATCAAATCCAAAAATTCCAGAAAGCGTGCCAATCCAGTTGTATTGAATCAATCATCAGAGACAAGCCCtgaaaaacaaacaaaactTACAGAACAGTTGATACAAGAGAATGTAGAGCATTCCAATATGTTGTTGCCTAAACTTACATCTATACAACGTCCTGGAAAAATATCGGTGATACTAGGTAGTAATTTGAAATCTACCAAGTGCAAAGGAAATGAGGCTGTCGACAATCAGCCTACTAAAAACTGTGATATCGAATCGTCAACATGTTCCAAAAGTTGCATTAAAGTAAACAATTATCCTAGCAGTTTTGATCGTAGTTTAAACACAACCGAAGATTCTACAGTTTTAACGAAAGATCAGATTCGATTATTGCAAGAAAACGTTGATAAAACCGAGAAACTTGGCTCGATCGAATCGGATGCTTTGGACGATTATTTAAACGGAGGTAACAATTCCCAGGAGCAGGAAGAAGAATTATTACAGTATTTTCAACAAAGTAATTCATCGAGTTCTGATGTAGAAGCTAATGCTATCACTATCGATGAACAAGTATCAAGATCTGATAAAGTTTCACAAGTAAGATTAATTTTAGAACAAAATTTAAAAGCAGGAACTGTACACGCATCCAGTGATGTATTACCTGCTGCTATTATTAGGCAAAACGTAGACAAACGTGAGATAACTCAAAagcataatttaatattaccaACATTGCTGAATCattcaaatcaaaataatacGAAGCGTAGGGTCAGTTTTGAAACGAACGTTGTAGAACATGTGCAAGATTCAAATGTCATTACTAATAGAGTTCCGCAAAGTCCAAACACTCGTCGtcgaatatttaatttcacacCAATATCGCCTGGTCCGCATTCACCCATTAATGGCCGCGCTTCTAAATCAAATTCAGCAAACGCCAGTCCGTTTGTTTCACCTCGGAATACACCAGTACCACGTTCCAGAAGTAATTTGCAAACGAGTAGTTTCAGAGTGCGTGCTCATAAATCGTTGTCGCGTTCGATATCCTGTAGCATGCCTTATACTAATAAAAACGATACCTTCGTTGTTCCCACCAGTGGTCCGGATATAATTAGGCAAACATCGTCTACGCCACAATTACCGTTGATTTCTACAAAATCGTCGGAAGTACAGGTTGATAGTGGTACCATGCAAATTTCTGTTATACCAAAAAAAGAAGGACAAGGATCACAGTGCGCTGCATTTTTATCTTCTGATCTAGCACCACAGAAACAATTACTTATTAACTATCCAAGTCAAGAAAATTTgcaggaaataaaaaatgtttaccGGAAAAGCCAACCTGATCAAGAAATTAGCGAATTATTTCATAACAATAAACAGTTTTCCAATGAACTTTATAGATCACAATCAGTTCCATTACACAGGATGGTTAATCCTGCATTAATGTCACCTATCTCGACACAACACTGTTTACCTTCATTTCAAAGTCACAGTTTTAATCCGTCTACAAGCAGTTCTGTAGCACCTACACCAGTACCTAGCGAGTTTAACGATTTCGGATCGATAGGTCAATCAGAAGGAACTTCAGCGTACTTACTCGACGATGTCGATCCAAATTTCATATCGGACGATCAACATTTCTTAATGAGTGATAAGGAAATTACATCTGAAAATATAactaatatattaaatattttgaacGTAGAAGGGACACAAAGTTTAGAGATTTTACCAGAGCAACCTACAGAGGAAGGCCTgatagaaaataattcaatagTGTTGGGTGCTCTACCAAATTCAAATCTAAGCCTGTCAGAAGAGGATATGCTGGATTCGTCGAATGTACTGAATGTTCCAGAAGGTGGAACCTTACAGAAAATAATACAGTCGCGTTCTTATCCTAATACACCGCTACCTGTGTCAGTGTGTGCATACGCACCATCTTATACTGAAGATAGTAATGGATCAAGATCATATCCTTCTACACCGTTGCATACAGTTCAGTCGCAAGAAACTTATCAGGAGACTAACGAACCGATACTTTCAAGTCCCACTTTGAACTCTTTAAACTTACACAATGAATCTGTAAATGAATCTACTTCTATCAGTTTGTGTAGGAACGTTGTGGATTTACTCGAAGCTAATTTTCTAGGAGAAACTGATACGGAAACGAACGATTTAGACCCACTTAGTAATTTTGATGGATTGCAAGATGTTGATTCATTGACACCTTTATTCAATGAAGTAACAGAGCCTAATCGTTGA
- the LOC114881209 gene encoding uncharacterized protein LOC114881209 isoform X3: MIERSPALASHPRESSLMSTKARSTLQSNQRLATGKFSNGFHDDDLLQDIIAAKFTALTNHGTTKCDKIRLLIEDSIRLIEESKTHIQEIFSQIEQLKIEEKLLLYLKLPLSLTNSGATVDPLRQPLNPLGNRYEIHQTIMWIKTHLEEDPDVSLPKQEVYEEYNMYCTRNSMKPLSTADFGKVMKQVYPRVRPRRLGTRGNSRYCYAGMRKRVKLDPPTLPDISGTQIGDEVDENITEEMLGAASTLIREWAENLLGLKFPTLSALARHLVDNLCVDTRSLSAVCILCGSGNSNSSTNKESSTDLHITPISGKSGKLREAQLQLQRKLQQREHIRDQKHRHLDTIIQNQNKEKTVDNKMGVSKGNKKLKFIQSSQGTNPSSGQNALTKISLSAVVTNRQKKIVKANSQPSNISLESNCDNIVVQSIEDIQNSNPSIMTTNCTNTQRDIKSKNSRKRANPVVLNQSSETSPEKQTKLTEQLIQENVEHSNMLLPKLTSIQRPGKISVILGSNLKSTKCKGNEAVDNQPTKNCDIESSTCSKSCIKVNNYPSSFDRSLNTTEDSTVLTKDQIRLLQENVDKTEKLGSIESDALDDYLNGGNNSQEQEEELLQYFQQSNSSSSDVEANAITIDEQVSRSDKVSQVRLILEQNLKAGTVHASSDVLPAAIIRQNVDKREITQKHNLILPTLLNHSNQNNTKRRVSFETNVVEHVQDSNVITNRVPQSPNTRRRIFNFTPISPGPHSPINGRASKSNSANASPFVSPRNTPVPRSRSNLQTSSFRVRAHKSLSRSISCSMPYTNKNDTFVVPTSGPDIIRQTSSTPQLPLISTKSSEVQVDSGTMQISVIPKKEGQGSQCAAFLSSDLAPQKQLLINYPSQENLQEIKNVYRKSQPDQEISELFHNNKQFSNELYRSQSVPLHRMVNPALMSPISTQHCLPSFQSHSFNPSTSSSVAPTPVPSEFNDFGSIGQSEGTSAYLLDDVDPNFISDDQHFLMSDKEITSENITNILNILNVEGTQSLEILPEQPTEEGLIENNSIVLGALPNSNLSLSEEDMLDSSNVLNVPEGGTLQKIIQSRSYPNTPLPVSVCAYAPSYTEDSNGSRSYPSTPLHTVQSQETYQETNEPILSSPTLNSLNLHNESVNESTSISLCRNVVDLLEANFLGETDTETNDLDPLSNFDGLQDVDSLTPLFNEVTEPNR; encoded by the exons ATGATCGAACGAAGCCCTGCGTTAGCAAGTCACCCGCGAGAATCGAGCTTAATGTCGACGAAAGCGCGTTCGACG TTACAGTCAAATCAGCGGCTGGCTACCGGCAAATTTTCAAACGGCTTCCACGACGACGACCTACTTCAAGATATTATCGCGGCCAAGTTCACGGCCTTAACAAATCATGGAACAACCAAGTGCGACAAAATTCGGCTCCTAATCGAGGATAGCATCAGGTTAAT TGAAGAATCAAAAACACATATTCAAGAAATTTTTTCACAAATTGAACAActgaaaatagaagaaaaattgttgTTGTACCTGAAACTTCCATTATCATTGACCAATAGCGGGGCAACTGTTGATCCTTTAAGACAACCATTGAATCCGCTAGGAAACCGTTATGAAATTCATCAAACTATCATGTGGATTAAAACGCATTTGGAAGAAGATCCAGATGTTTCATTACCAAAACAAGAAGTTTACGAAGAATATAA TATGTATTGTACACGAAATTCTATGAAACCTTTATCAACTGCTGATTTTGGAAAAGTTATGAAACAAGTATATCCCAGAGTTCGACCACGCAGATTGGGCACCCGAGGCAATTCACGTTATTGTTATGCTGGAATGCGTAAAAGAGTGAAGTTGGATCCTCCAACATTGCCTGATATATCAGGCACTCAAATT GGTGATGAAGTAGATGAAAATATTACTGAAGAAATGTTAGGAGCTGCTTCTACGCTGATCAGAGAATGGGCAGAAAACCTGTTGGGCttaaaatttccaactttGAGTGCCTTAGCACGTCATCTCGTTGATAATCTTTGTGTTGATACTCGATCTCTTTCTGCTGTATGTATATTATGTGGTTCAGGAAATTCTAATTCATCGACAAATAAAG AATCGAGTACAGATTTGCATATAACACCCATAAGTGGGAAATCTGGAAAACTCAGAGAAGCACAATTACAATTGCAACGAAAATTACAGCAGCGAGAACATATAAGGGATCAAAAGCATCGTCATCTTGATACTATTATACAG AATCAGAACAAAGAGAAGACTGTTGATAATAAAATGGGGGTATCTAAAGGAAATAAGAAACTAAAATTCATTCAGTCATCTCAAGGTACAAATCCATCAAGTGGGCAAAATGCATTAACTAAAATAAGTTTATCTGCTGTAGTAACAAATAGgcagaaaaaaattgttaaagcTAATAGTCAGCCATCTAACATCTCCTTGGAATCCAACTGTGATAATATAGTGGTACAATCGATCGAAGACATACAGAATAGCAATCCTAGTATAATGACGACCAACTGTACGAATACACAGCGTGATATCAAATCCAAAAATTCCAGAAAGCGTGCCAATCCAGTTGTATTGAATCAATCATCAGAGACAAGCCCtgaaaaacaaacaaaactTACAGAACAGTTGATACAAGAGAATGTAGAGCATTCCAATATGTTGTTGCCTAAACTTACATCTATACAACGTCCTGGAAAAATATCGGTGATACTAGGTAGTAATTTGAAATCTACCAAGTGCAAAGGAAATGAGGCTGTCGACAATCAGCCTACTAAAAACTGTGATATCGAATCGTCAACATGTTCCAAAAGTTGCATTAAAGTAAACAATTATCCTAGCAGTTTTGATCGTAGTTTAAACACAACCGAAGATTCTACAGTTTTAACGAAAGATCAGATTCGATTATTGCAAGAAAACGTTGATAAAACCGAGAAACTTGGCTCGATCGAATCGGATGCTTTGGACGATTATTTAAACGGAGGTAACAATTCCCAGGAGCAGGAAGAAGAATTATTACAGTATTTTCAACAAAGTAATTCATCGAGTTCTGATGTAGAAGCTAATGCTATCACTATCGATGAACAAGTATCAAGATCTGATAAAGTTTCACAAGTAAGATTAATTTTAGAACAAAATTTAAAAGCAGGAACTGTACACGCATCCAGTGATGTATTACCTGCTGCTATTATTAGGCAAAACGTAGACAAACGTGAGATAACTCAAAagcataatttaatattaccaACATTGCTGAATCattcaaatcaaaataatacGAAGCGTAGGGTCAGTTTTGAAACGAACGTTGTAGAACATGTGCAAGATTCAAATGTCATTACTAATAGAGTTCCGCAAAGTCCAAACACTCGTCGtcgaatatttaatttcacacCAATATCGCCTGGTCCGCATTCACCCATTAATGGCCGCGCTTCTAAATCAAATTCAGCAAACGCCAGTCCGTTTGTTTCACCTCGGAATACACCAGTACCACGTTCCAGAAGTAATTTGCAAACGAGTAGTTTCAGAGTGCGTGCTCATAAATCGTTGTCGCGTTCGATATCCTGTAGCATGCCTTATACTAATAAAAACGATACCTTCGTTGTTCCCACCAGTGGTCCGGATATAATTAGGCAAACATCGTCTACGCCACAATTACCGTTGATTTCTACAAAATCGTCGGAAGTACAGGTTGATAGTGGTACCATGCAAATTTCTGTTATACCAAAAAAAGAAGGACAAGGATCACAGTGCGCTGCATTTTTATCTTCTGATCTAGCACCACAGAAACAATTACTTATTAACTATCCAAGTCAAGAAAATTTgcaggaaataaaaaatgtttaccGGAAAAGCCAACCTGATCAAGAAATTAGCGAATTATTTCATAACAATAAACAGTTTTCCAATGAACTTTATAGATCACAATCAGTTCCATTACACAGGATGGTTAATCCTGCATTAATGTCACCTATCTCGACACAACACTGTTTACCTTCATTTCAAAGTCACAGTTTTAATCCGTCTACAAGCAGTTCTGTAGCACCTACACCAGTACCTAGCGAGTTTAACGATTTCGGATCGATAGGTCAATCAGAAGGAACTTCAGCGTACTTACTCGACGATGTCGATCCAAATTTCATATCGGACGATCAACATTTCTTAATGAGTGATAAGGAAATTACATCTGAAAATATAactaatatattaaatattttgaacGTAGAAGGGACACAAAGTTTAGAGATTTTACCAGAGCAACCTACAGAGGAAGGCCTgatagaaaataattcaatagTGTTGGGTGCTCTACCAAATTCAAATCTAAGCCTGTCAGAAGAGGATATGCTGGATTCGTCGAATGTACTGAATGTTCCAGAAGGTGGAACCTTACAGAAAATAATACAGTCGCGTTCTTATCCTAATACACCGCTACCTGTGTCAGTGTGTGCATACGCACCATCTTATACTGAAGATAGTAATGGATCAAGATCATATCCTTCTACACCGTTGCATACAGTTCAGTCGCAAGAAACTTATCAGGAGACTAACGAACCGATACTTTCAAGTCCCACTTTGAACTCTTTAAACTTACACAATGAATCTGTAAATGAATCTACTTCTATCAGTTTGTGTAGGAACGTTGTGGATTTACTCGAAGCTAATTTTCTAGGAGAAACTGATACGGAAACGAACGATTTAGACCCACTTAGTAATTTTGATGGATTGCAAGATGTTGATTCATTGACACCTTTATTCAATGAAGTAACAGAGCCTAATCGTTGA
- the LOC114881209 gene encoding uncharacterized protein LOC114881209 isoform X1: MNTDNHDRTKPCVSKSPARIELNVDESAFDGKRIKKERTDVSPENGEGSNNAGINDNNKQLQSNQRLATGKFSNGFHDDDLLQDIIAAKFTALTNHGTTKCDKIRLLIEDSIRLIEESKTHIQEIFSQIEQLKIEEKLLLYLKLPLSLTNSGATVDPLRQPLNPLGNRYEIHQTIMWIKTHLEEDPDVSLPKQEVYEEYNMYCTRNSMKPLSTADFGKVMKQVYPRVRPRRLGTRGNSRYCYAGMRKRVKLDPPTLPDISGTQIGDEVDENITEEMLGAASTLIREWAENLLGLKFPTLSALARHLVDNLCVDTRSLSAVCILCGSGNSNSSTNKESSTDLHITPISGKSGKLREAQLQLQRKLQQREHIRDQKHRHLDTIIQNQNKEKTVDNKMGVSKGNKKLKFIQSSQGTNPSSGQNALTKISLSAVVTNRQKKIVKANSQPSNISLESNCDNIVVQSIEDIQNSNPSIMTTNCTNTQRDIKSKNSRKRANPVVLNQSSETSPEKQTKLTEQLIQENVEHSNMLLPKLTSIQRPGKISVILGSNLKSTKCKGNEAVDNQPTKNCDIESSTCSKSCIKVNNYPSSFDRSLNTTEDSTVLTKDQIRLLQENVDKTEKLGSIESDALDDYLNGGNNSQEQEEELLQYFQQSNSSSSDVEANAITIDEQVSRSDKVSQVRLILEQNLKAGTVHASSDVLPAAIIRQNVDKREITQKHNLILPTLLNHSNQNNTKRRVSFETNVVEHVQDSNVITNRVPQSPNTRRRIFNFTPISPGPHSPINGRASKSNSANASPFVSPRNTPVPRSRSNLQTSSFRVRAHKSLSRSISCSMPYTNKNDTFVVPTSGPDIIRQTSSTPQLPLISTKSSEVQVDSGTMQISVIPKKEGQGSQCAAFLSSDLAPQKQLLINYPSQENLQEIKNVYRKSQPDQEISELFHNNKQFSNELYRSQSVPLHRMVNPALMSPISTQHCLPSFQSHSFNPSTSSSVAPTPVPSEFNDFGSIGQSEGTSAYLLDDVDPNFISDDQHFLMSDKEITSENITNILNILNVEGTQSLEILPEQPTEEGLIENNSIVLGALPNSNLSLSEEDMLDSSNVLNVPEGGTLQKIIQSRSYPNTPLPVSVCAYAPSYTEDSNGSRSYPSTPLHTVQSQETYQETNEPILSSPTLNSLNLHNESVNESTSISLCRNVVDLLEANFLGETDTETNDLDPLSNFDGLQDVDSLTPLFNEVTEPNR; encoded by the exons ATGAATACTGATAACCATGATCGAACGAAGCCCTGCGTTAGCAAGTCACCCGCGAGAATCGAGCTTAATGTCGACGAAAGCGCGTTCGACGGTAAACGAATCAAGAAGGAACGAACTGACGTTTCTCCTGAGAATGGTGAAGGTAGTAATAATGCCGGTATTAATGACAATAACAAACAGTTACAGTCAAATCAGCGGCTGGCTACCGGCAAATTTTCAAACGGCTTCCACGACGACGACCTACTTCAAGATATTATCGCGGCCAAGTTCACGGCCTTAACAAATCATGGAACAACCAAGTGCGACAAAATTCGGCTCCTAATCGAGGATAGCATCAGGTTAAT TGAAGAATCAAAAACACATATTCAAGAAATTTTTTCACAAATTGAACAActgaaaatagaagaaaaattgttgTTGTACCTGAAACTTCCATTATCATTGACCAATAGCGGGGCAACTGTTGATCCTTTAAGACAACCATTGAATCCGCTAGGAAACCGTTATGAAATTCATCAAACTATCATGTGGATTAAAACGCATTTGGAAGAAGATCCAGATGTTTCATTACCAAAACAAGAAGTTTACGAAGAATATAA TATGTATTGTACACGAAATTCTATGAAACCTTTATCAACTGCTGATTTTGGAAAAGTTATGAAACAAGTATATCCCAGAGTTCGACCACGCAGATTGGGCACCCGAGGCAATTCACGTTATTGTTATGCTGGAATGCGTAAAAGAGTGAAGTTGGATCCTCCAACATTGCCTGATATATCAGGCACTCAAATT GGTGATGAAGTAGATGAAAATATTACTGAAGAAATGTTAGGAGCTGCTTCTACGCTGATCAGAGAATGGGCAGAAAACCTGTTGGGCttaaaatttccaactttGAGTGCCTTAGCACGTCATCTCGTTGATAATCTTTGTGTTGATACTCGATCTCTTTCTGCTGTATGTATATTATGTGGTTCAGGAAATTCTAATTCATCGACAAATAAAG AATCGAGTACAGATTTGCATATAACACCCATAAGTGGGAAATCTGGAAAACTCAGAGAAGCACAATTACAATTGCAACGAAAATTACAGCAGCGAGAACATATAAGGGATCAAAAGCATCGTCATCTTGATACTATTATACAG AATCAGAACAAAGAGAAGACTGTTGATAATAAAATGGGGGTATCTAAAGGAAATAAGAAACTAAAATTCATTCAGTCATCTCAAGGTACAAATCCATCAAGTGGGCAAAATGCATTAACTAAAATAAGTTTATCTGCTGTAGTAACAAATAGgcagaaaaaaattgttaaagcTAATAGTCAGCCATCTAACATCTCCTTGGAATCCAACTGTGATAATATAGTGGTACAATCGATCGAAGACATACAGAATAGCAATCCTAGTATAATGACGACCAACTGTACGAATACACAGCGTGATATCAAATCCAAAAATTCCAGAAAGCGTGCCAATCCAGTTGTATTGAATCAATCATCAGAGACAAGCCCtgaaaaacaaacaaaactTACAGAACAGTTGATACAAGAGAATGTAGAGCATTCCAATATGTTGTTGCCTAAACTTACATCTATACAACGTCCTGGAAAAATATCGGTGATACTAGGTAGTAATTTGAAATCTACCAAGTGCAAAGGAAATGAGGCTGTCGACAATCAGCCTACTAAAAACTGTGATATCGAATCGTCAACATGTTCCAAAAGTTGCATTAAAGTAAACAATTATCCTAGCAGTTTTGATCGTAGTTTAAACACAACCGAAGATTCTACAGTTTTAACGAAAGATCAGATTCGATTATTGCAAGAAAACGTTGATAAAACCGAGAAACTTGGCTCGATCGAATCGGATGCTTTGGACGATTATTTAAACGGAGGTAACAATTCCCAGGAGCAGGAAGAAGAATTATTACAGTATTTTCAACAAAGTAATTCATCGAGTTCTGATGTAGAAGCTAATGCTATCACTATCGATGAACAAGTATCAAGATCTGATAAAGTTTCACAAGTAAGATTAATTTTAGAACAAAATTTAAAAGCAGGAACTGTACACGCATCCAGTGATGTATTACCTGCTGCTATTATTAGGCAAAACGTAGACAAACGTGAGATAACTCAAAagcataatttaatattaccaACATTGCTGAATCattcaaatcaaaataatacGAAGCGTAGGGTCAGTTTTGAAACGAACGTTGTAGAACATGTGCAAGATTCAAATGTCATTACTAATAGAGTTCCGCAAAGTCCAAACACTCGTCGtcgaatatttaatttcacacCAATATCGCCTGGTCCGCATTCACCCATTAATGGCCGCGCTTCTAAATCAAATTCAGCAAACGCCAGTCCGTTTGTTTCACCTCGGAATACACCAGTACCACGTTCCAGAAGTAATTTGCAAACGAGTAGTTTCAGAGTGCGTGCTCATAAATCGTTGTCGCGTTCGATATCCTGTAGCATGCCTTATACTAATAAAAACGATACCTTCGTTGTTCCCACCAGTGGTCCGGATATAATTAGGCAAACATCGTCTACGCCACAATTACCGTTGATTTCTACAAAATCGTCGGAAGTACAGGTTGATAGTGGTACCATGCAAATTTCTGTTATACCAAAAAAAGAAGGACAAGGATCACAGTGCGCTGCATTTTTATCTTCTGATCTAGCACCACAGAAACAATTACTTATTAACTATCCAAGTCAAGAAAATTTgcaggaaataaaaaatgtttaccGGAAAAGCCAACCTGATCAAGAAATTAGCGAATTATTTCATAACAATAAACAGTTTTCCAATGAACTTTATAGATCACAATCAGTTCCATTACACAGGATGGTTAATCCTGCATTAATGTCACCTATCTCGACACAACACTGTTTACCTTCATTTCAAAGTCACAGTTTTAATCCGTCTACAAGCAGTTCTGTAGCACCTACACCAGTACCTAGCGAGTTTAACGATTTCGGATCGATAGGTCAATCAGAAGGAACTTCAGCGTACTTACTCGACGATGTCGATCCAAATTTCATATCGGACGATCAACATTTCTTAATGAGTGATAAGGAAATTACATCTGAAAATATAactaatatattaaatattttgaacGTAGAAGGGACACAAAGTTTAGAGATTTTACCAGAGCAACCTACAGAGGAAGGCCTgatagaaaataattcaatagTGTTGGGTGCTCTACCAAATTCAAATCTAAGCCTGTCAGAAGAGGATATGCTGGATTCGTCGAATGTACTGAATGTTCCAGAAGGTGGAACCTTACAGAAAATAATACAGTCGCGTTCTTATCCTAATACACCGCTACCTGTGTCAGTGTGTGCATACGCACCATCTTATACTGAAGATAGTAATGGATCAAGATCATATCCTTCTACACCGTTGCATACAGTTCAGTCGCAAGAAACTTATCAGGAGACTAACGAACCGATACTTTCAAGTCCCACTTTGAACTCTTTAAACTTACACAATGAATCTGTAAATGAATCTACTTCTATCAGTTTGTGTAGGAACGTTGTGGATTTACTCGAAGCTAATTTTCTAGGAGAAACTGATACGGAAACGAACGATTTAGACCCACTTAGTAATTTTGATGGATTGCAAGATGTTGATTCATTGACACCTTTATTCAATGAAGTAACAGAGCCTAATCGTTGA